The following proteins are encoded in a genomic region of Desulfobacterales bacterium:
- a CDS encoding aldehyde ferredoxin oxidoreductase family protein encodes MKGYNGKFLRVDLSSGNISVDSPSEDYYRLYLGGRGFIIEKLLSELPAGTDPLGSENKLIFALGPMSGHPIPGGGRNSIGAKSPLTGTFGESEVGGFWGAELKRAGFDAVIIEGASPRPVYLKIENGLAEIRDAADIWGLEVADAQKVVREELGGKKFRTAAIGPAGENLVRFACILNDVSHAAGRTGMGAVMGSKKLKLIAVKGDKAPEMAQREKILEMARVMTQNTKEKPTGFSIHGTGGAITNFAATGNLPVRNFQGGLFPGVKEISPQRMKEKGYWDKMESCFGCPVRCKKKLKSISAPWPVDPTYGGPEYETLAALGSNCGIDNLEAVMKGHELCGRFGLDTISAGATIAFAMECTENGILARKDTDGIDLAFGNADAMVQMIERIALRKGFGNLLAEGTQRAAESIGKGAHKFAIHVKGNEIPMHEPRLKQGLGLHYSVHAGGADHCTGIHDERLDTAAMDRIDMAEAMPPTELSPRKVRALYQFGMWRQMTNYIGMCLFLPWSQNQIMEAMEYITGWPMSYWRLMKTTERGITLSRIFNLREGLSGKDDTLPARFYTPHPDGPLKEVSVDPGQLAEAQKLYYQMLGWDASGVPTYARLVELNLEWAYEHLKKTVSERQQTKHQKNGRRIKKVKK; translated from the coding sequence ATGAAGGGATACAATGGTAAATTTTTGCGGGTGGACCTCTCCAGCGGCAACATATCTGTGGATAGTCCATCGGAAGATTATTACAGGCTTTATCTGGGCGGCCGGGGTTTTATTATTGAAAAACTTCTTTCCGAGCTTCCGGCCGGGACCGATCCCCTGGGCTCTGAAAACAAGCTTATTTTTGCCCTGGGCCCTATGAGCGGCCATCCGATTCCGGGCGGCGGACGAAACAGCATCGGGGCCAAATCCCCCCTTACCGGAACATTCGGTGAAAGTGAAGTCGGCGGCTTCTGGGGGGCTGAATTGAAACGGGCGGGTTTTGATGCCGTTATCATTGAAGGGGCTTCGCCCCGGCCGGTCTACCTCAAGATCGAAAACGGCCTGGCGGAAATCCGGGATGCGGCCGACATATGGGGCCTGGAAGTTGCGGATGCCCAAAAGGTCGTCCGGGAGGAACTCGGCGGCAAAAAATTTCGGACGGCCGCCATCGGCCCGGCCGGCGAAAATCTGGTACGATTTGCCTGTATTTTAAACGACGTCTCCCACGCTGCCGGCAGGACCGGCATGGGCGCGGTGATGGGTTCCAAAAAACTGAAACTCATCGCCGTAAAAGGCGACAAAGCGCCTGAAATGGCCCAGCGGGAAAAAATCCTGGAAATGGCCCGGGTAATGACCCAAAACACCAAAGAAAAGCCCACCGGCTTCTCAATCCACGGGACAGGCGGCGCCATCACGAACTTTGCGGCAACGGGCAACCTGCCCGTTCGCAACTTTCAGGGCGGCCTTTTCCCCGGCGTCAAAGAGATAAGCCCCCAGCGCATGAAGGAAAAGGGGTACTGGGATAAGATGGAGAGCTGCTTCGGATGTCCTGTGCGGTGCAAGAAAAAACTGAAATCCATCAGCGCTCCCTGGCCGGTGGACCCGACCTACGGCGGACCGGAATACGAAACCCTGGCCGCCCTCGGCTCCAATTGCGGCATCGATAATCTGGAAGCCGTTATGAAAGGCCACGAGCTTTGCGGCCGATTTGGATTGGATACCATATCCGCCGGCGCAACGATTGCGTTTGCCATGGAATGCACTGAAAATGGGATCCTAGCCCGGAAAGACACCGACGGCATCGATCTCGCTTTCGGCAATGCCGACGCCATGGTGCAGATGATCGAACGGATCGCCTTGCGGAAAGGATTCGGAAACCTTCTGGCCGAAGGAACCCAGCGGGCTGCGGAAAGCATTGGAAAGGGCGCCCATAAGTTTGCAATCCACGTCAAAGGAAACGAAATCCCCATGCACGAACCCCGTCTGAAACAGGGACTGGGCCTTCACTATAGCGTCCATGCCGGCGGAGCCGACCACTGCACCGGCATCCATGATGAGAGGCTGGATACGGCCGCCATGGACCGCATCGATATGGCCGAAGCAATGCCCCCCACAGAGCTGAGCCCCCGCAAAGTACGGGCTCTCTATCAGTTTGGCATGTGGCGGCAGATGACCAATTATATCGGCATGTGCCTGTTTCTGCCCTGGAGTCAAAATCAGATCATGGAAGCCATGGAATATATTACCGGCTGGCCCATGAGCTACTGGCGGCTTATGAAGACAACCGAACGGGGGATCACCCTGTCCCGCATCTTCAACCTGCGGGAAGGACTTAGCGGCAAAGACGATACCCTGCCCGCCAGGTTTTACACGCCGCATCCCGATGGCCCGCTGAAAGAGGTATCGGTGGATCCGGGCCAGCTGGCCGAAGCGCAGAAACTCTACTACCAGATGCTCGGATGGGATGCGTCCGGCGTGCCGACCTATGCCAGACTGGTTGAGCTTAATCTGGAATGGGCCTATGAACACCTGAAAAAAACCGTGAGTGAGCGCCAACAAACAAAACATCAGAAAAACGGGCGGCGTATTAAAAAGGTGAAAAAATGA